A genomic segment from Thiomicrorhabdus aquaedulcis encodes:
- a CDS encoding sodium-dependent bicarbonate transport family permease, with product MLLGAMFIAFIVPKENLEPILPFYTLMFMGALSLFLLEMGMEAAKRIGEFKNSGLILVSFGMLMPLIGSIIGMILGYYWLNFSTGGVFLVMVLAASASYIAVPPAMRMAIPEANPSYYLTLTLGVTFPFNVIIGLPVYYYLAQLITQ from the coding sequence TTGCTTTTAGGTGCCATGTTTATTGCATTTATAGTGCCTAAAGAAAACTTAGAACCCATTCTGCCTTTTTACACGCTTATGTTTATGGGCGCACTGTCATTATTTTTACTAGAAATGGGCATGGAAGCTGCCAAACGAATTGGTGAATTCAAAAACTCTGGGCTGATATTAGTATCTTTTGGTATGCTCATGCCACTTATTGGATCAATAATTGGTATGATATTAGGCTACTACTGGCTAAACTTTAGCACTGGAGGCGTGTTTTTAGTAATGGTTTTAGCGGCGTCAGCATCGTACATTGCTGTACCCCCTGCGATGCGAATGGCAATTCCTGAAGCAAACCCCTCTTATTATCTAACCTTAACGCTGGGTGTTACGTTTCCGTTCAATGTAATTATTGGATTACCCGTTTATTATTATTTAGCACAGCTTATTACACAATAA
- a CDS encoding P-II family nitrogen regulator, whose product MKQINVIANNTLESRLISMASKNGVNGYTSMQAQGSGLSGLQSGISDGDSNIFFLFILTDAQAETFLVDLKKVIDKGHRLKVLITDIEILL is encoded by the coding sequence ATGAAACAAATCAACGTGATTGCCAATAACACTCTGGAATCACGTTTGATTAGCATGGCCAGCAAAAATGGCGTTAATGGTTACACCAGCATGCAAGCTCAAGGCAGTGGCTTAAGTGGCTTACAATCCGGCATTTCGGATGGTGACAGTAATATATTTTTTTTATTTATCCTTACTGATGCGCAAGCAGAAACCTTTTTGGTTGATCTTAAAAAAGTTATTGATAAAGGGCATCGCCTAAAAGTCTTAATAACTGACATTGAGATATTGCTTTAA
- a CDS encoding SulP family inorganic anion transporter, translated as MSELNTTTSDVNPHQQGSAAFQRKYLSRDIQAGIITGSMAIPLSIGIAMMSDYPIKVGLATVAFASFIAWINAWFRPGNFIGSPGIAAGLAPILALGVATFGIENMAFVIFMTAIMQGLIWRFNLQRYILLVVPTYLVEGLLAGIGLKIALKFFAFTYELPADLVADLSSTQAFWSSERMQIILLSSVFFGLFIYLFNKFQATRPAIPYFVIIILGVVVAQFMPVAMIEVEDVDLALAFPIPTFDNGWLLAYAFGFAVMLAVIDVIEQVMSNAAIQKIDPLQRKCNSNNSLLAIWISNLGASFFGGMTNLDGLAKSTTNKLAGAYTKFSVLVVGLVVTFFVVYSEHLEFLPKFALAVIMIFTGWKMIMGLMHVVHHGRYALMLAILCGALVYNVGIFEGLLIALAVHGFIHYLIYRAVEKMPRMAIIKKYLNSFSDKGATY; from the coding sequence ATGTCCGAACTCAACACAACCACCAGTGACGTAAACCCCCATCAACAAGGTTCCGCAGCTTTTCAAAGAAAGTACCTTTCGCGTGACATTCAGGCTGGAATTATCACTGGCTCAATGGCAATACCACTTTCAATAGGCATTGCCATGATGTCGGACTATCCTATTAAAGTAGGGTTGGCTACCGTTGCCTTTGCCAGTTTTATAGCTTGGATTAATGCATGGTTTAGACCCGGAAACTTTATAGGCAGCCCTGGTATAGCCGCCGGACTTGCCCCAATACTTGCATTGGGTGTTGCAACATTTGGCATAGAAAACATGGCGTTTGTTATTTTTATGACAGCCATTATGCAGGGCCTAATATGGCGATTTAACTTGCAGCGTTATATTTTACTGGTAGTACCCACCTATCTTGTAGAAGGATTACTGGCCGGAATCGGCTTAAAAATAGCCCTAAAATTCTTTGCTTTCACCTACGAATTACCGGCTGATTTAGTTGCAGACCTATCCTCTACCCAAGCTTTTTGGTCAAGTGAGCGCATGCAAATAATATTACTTTCTAGCGTATTTTTTGGATTGTTTATTTACTTATTTAACAAATTTCAAGCCACCAGGCCTGCTATACCCTACTTTGTTATTATCATTTTAGGCGTCGTCGTGGCGCAGTTTATGCCTGTTGCCATGATTGAGGTCGAAGACGTTGATTTAGCCTTAGCTTTTCCAATTCCCACTTTTGATAATGGATGGCTACTTGCTTACGCCTTTGGTTTTGCTGTAATGCTCGCCGTCATAGACGTTATAGAACAAGTAATGAGCAACGCGGCCATACAAAAAATTGACCCATTACAAAGAAAATGTAACAGCAATAATAGTTTGCTTGCGATCTGGATTTCTAACTTAGGCGCAAGTTTCTTTGGGGGAATGACTAACTTAGATGGACTCGCAAAAAGCACCACCAATAAACTCGCAGGCGCTTACACTAAGTTTTCGGTGCTGGTGGTTGGTTTAGTTGTTACGTTCTTTGTTGTGTACTCAGAACACTTAGAGTTTTTGCCTAAATTTGCACTCGCGGTCATTATGATTTTTACAGGCTGGAAAATGATTATGGGTCTAATGCATGTTGTGCATCATGGTCGTTATGCCTTAATGCTGGCTATTTTGTGCGGGGCTTTAGTGTACAACGTAGGAATTTTTGAAGGCTTATTAATTGCTTTGGCTGTTCATGGATTTATACACTACTTAATATACCGCGCTGTTGAGAAGATGCCCAGAATGGCTATCATCAAAAAGTACTTAAACTCTTTTTCTGATAAAGGTGCCACTTACTAA
- a CDS encoding response regulator, producing MNLLSQYITTTEACDLIGVSKTIVKRLADEGTLKIWKTPGGHRRLLRSSVLEYVKNLSRDQIALSGGSDLAEKQPLDADMTILIVDDDTSTQLLLQKIVESLHLNIEVVCAKNGYEGLLMVGAKRPEMIFADLMMPQMDGYTMLNSIRSLNVDFQATIVVVTGKEPEAIERSRLPSDVIVMHKPIQADIIKSFIQYEYNSKVK from the coding sequence ATGAATTTACTTTCGCAATACATTACAACGACTGAGGCCTGTGATTTAATTGGGGTTTCTAAAACCATTGTTAAAAGGTTGGCTGATGAAGGCACCTTAAAAATTTGGAAAACCCCGGGTGGTCACCGTCGTTTATTAAGGTCGTCGGTTTTAGAGTACGTTAAAAATTTATCAAGAGATCAAATAGCGTTATCAGGTGGCAGCGATTTAGCCGAAAAACAACCGCTTGACGCCGATATGACTATTTTAATTGTTGATGATGACACGTCGACTCAGCTACTTTTGCAAAAAATAGTTGAAAGTTTGCATTTAAACATTGAAGTGGTGTGTGCAAAAAATGGGTACGAGGGATTATTAATGGTAGGTGCTAAACGACCAGAGATGATTTTTGCCGATTTGATGATGCCGCAAATGGACGGTTACACAATGCTAAACAGTATTCGTAGTTTAAATGTTGATTTTCAGGCAACGATTGTAGTGGTGACCGGAAAAGAGCCAGAAGCGATAGAAAGAAGTAGATTACCTTCGGACGTTATTGTGATGCATAAACCCATACAAGCCGACATTATTAAAAGTTTTATACAGTACGAATATAATTCTAAAGTTAAATAA